Below is a window of Solea senegalensis isolate Sse05_10M unplaced genomic scaffold, IFAPA_SoseM_1 scf7180000016312, whole genome shotgun sequence DNA.
CATGATGACCGTTTCATTTCACCACGCCCGCTTCTTCTCATCATTGTCATAAAGAAGGTataaagaaaaggaggagaggaagaggaggagtcacCAAACCAACTGACCATGTGAGCCAATAGAAAGAGAGATCAGCCATTTTCCCTTTTTCACCGTCCAATCAGGTTTCAGGACGTCTGCGATGAGTGAAGGCTGATGAAGGAGGTGCtggtgttgatgatgatgatgaaggctGACGTGGCCTCAGAAGTTGAGGTGTCTCTGGCTGGGCTGGTGCAGTTGCACCGTGCTGGCCTTCGGGGGGCGCAGCAGGTTGAGGCGTCGCAGGGCGTTGCGGGACAGTGGCTGGGCGGAGCTTCCCTGGcgatgatgctgctgcaggaggcCGGCGCGGGCAGAAAACGCAGCGGCGAGGCAGAAGGAGTGGAGGCTGGAGCGACGTTGGGCCATGGCTGCCTCTGGCCTGCAGGGGGCGACAGCACGTGTTTAAAGTGAGGTTAAAAACATACGAGGTCAAAGAGgcattcaaaaaagtcatgatgACGCACAGTCAGTGACAAAATGGccaccagcagagacacaagaaaaaaaaacattttagctgcTTCACAAAAGTCACTTTaagtcttcatctcactgtgaggccactcactctcccacaccaaagtccacagagaaactCAGTGGTTTAgttgctggtcctctgctgcctcgtgtggtcactttgtgtcactgaagaaagtctaaattaaatattttaaaagctgaattttacaaaatcagacatctgaacgtgaacatgttcttgaAAGATGTCCTCGACTTAAACCGACagtggttgccatggttacacgGAACTGCTTCCTTATATCACCTCATTCAAAAATCCTCACCTTGTCCCTTTAAGAACCAGCATCAGGTGATCTGATGACTCACCTGTGTCGGGGGCCGTCCAGTGTACGTCTCGCCTTCTCCTTCCCTCCTGAGGCCATCGGGGCGGTGGCAGACAGAAAGTCCCGCCCCTGGTCGAGGAGGCGTGGCAGTGGGTCGAGGGTGAGTCGGGGGGGGCTGCGGTGGCGGGCATAGACGGACATGCTGGGGTGCTCGATCAGCAGGTTTTCCAGCGGGCTGGTCTCCAGGACGACAGGCTGGTTGCCGCGGCCGGTGAAGCAGGGTGGGGGCGTGACAAACCAGCTCTCCTCCAGAGAGCAGGCATCCAGACGCAGGAACCcgctctcctcctccgcctcatcatcatcatcgtcgttgCCCTCTTCGTGCTCCTCAGCGCCGCCGTCCAGGTCGGTGTCAGCCGTGGAGTTGAGGGAGGTGCAGGAGGCATAGCGGATGCGGGGGCTGGACACTGGAGACGGAATCATCACCAggtcttcctccccctcctcctcgtcctggACCAGGTCTGGATGAGGAGCAGTGGATCCAGACAGTCCATCACACTGAGCAGAACAGGcttcagctgcagagacagagacgatgattcataaatgtgtttgtccagcagagggcagtgaaGTACATACATGTCCACAGTTCACAGGTTTACTGAAAAAGTGACGCGTCCTCGTCTGAAACTGTCTCACACTGTGGAACTGGAGACGAGACGAGAGCAGGTCGTCTCAGGTCAGAGTGAAAGTGTGCCAGGACTGAGTCAGAGACAtctgtgggtgagtgtgtgtgtgttcaggtattactcatgttgtggggacctgaatgtgtttacacacacacattatgaggACTTGTCTtctttatggggacaaaaatgaaATC
It encodes the following:
- the tp53inp1 gene encoding tumor protein p53-inducible nuclear protein 1; translated protein: MNKVLATPLCRRSPPPPSAPPPPAGRPAGMFQRFASVLFGDEGEELSRSRRGTEEDEDEDWILVNYLTEACSAQCDGLSGSTAPHPDLVQDEEEGEEDLVMIPSPVSSPRIRYASCTSLNSTADTDLDGGAEEHEEGNDDDDDEAEEESGFLRLDACSLEESWFVTPPPCFTGRGNQPVVLETSPLENLLIEHPSMSVYARHRSPPRLTLDPLPRLLDQGRDFLSATAPMASGGKEKARRTLDGPRHRPEAAMAQRRSSLHSFCLAAAFSARAGLLQQHHRQGSSAQPLSRNALRRLNLLRPPKASTVQLHQPSQRHLNF